Below is a window of Clostridia bacterium DNA.
CTTGCTGCTGCGGACGAGGTAATAATTCCGGTTCAGGCACATTATCTCCCGGCAAAAGGTTTGGAACAGTTATTAACTACTGTCGGAAAGGTTAAAAGACAAATTAACCCCAACTTAAAAATTGGCGGAATACTTTTGACTATGGTTGACGGTAGAACGAACTATGCTAAAGATATTTCAAGAGTAATCAGGATGAGCTATTCCAAAAACTTAACTATCTACAAAACAGAAATCCCTCACTCTGTAAAAGCTGCTGAAACATCTGCCGTAGGTAAAAGTATTTTTGCTTATGACAAAAATGGTAAAGCAGCTAACGCATACCGAGAATTTACAAAGGAGGTGTTGGACAATGCCAAACAACGCAATAAACATAGGTCTGAAATCATACGATGATTTATTCAAAACTGACGAAGGCAGAAAAACAGAGGAAATCAAACCCGTAGCCATATCCGAGTTAAAACCCTTTGAAGAACAGCCTTTTAAGGTTCTGCTTGATGAAAGTATGGACGAACTTGTAGAAAGTATAAAACAAAGCGGAGTGTTATCTCCCGTTGTTGCAAGACCACATCCCGAAGGTGGTTATGAAATACTTTCAGGACACAGACGAGTTAAGGCTTGTGAAATTGCCGGAATTACTGAAATACCCGTTGTAATTAAAGATTTAGATGATGATACTGCTACTATTCTTCTTGTGGATAGCAATTTGCAGAGAGAACATATATTGCCGAGCGAAAAAGCGAAGGCATATCAAATGAAGCTTGATGCTATGAATAGAAAGGCAGGCAGACCAACAAAAGAAAATTGTTCCCAAATTGGGAACGATTATGAAAACAAGAGGACAGCACAGTTTTTAGCTGAAGAAATTGGAGAAAGTAAGAATCAGATATTTCGATACATTCGACTAAATAATCTTATTGATCCGTTGCTTGAAATGGTAGATAACAATGAAATTGCACTCAATGCCGCAGTTGAGTTATCGTATCTTGGCACAAAAGCTCAAGCAGAGGTTGTATCAGCTATTGAAGTTGAAGAAGGTGCTCCCTCTATTGAACAGTCTAAAAAGCTCCGCAGATTTTACGAGGACGGAAATCTCAATCCCGAAGTTGTATTATCAATTATGCAGGAGCAAAAACCCGAAAAAATCAAAATCACATTTGATGAAGAAAAAATTAAAAGATATTTTCCAAAAGG
It encodes the following:
- a CDS encoding ParB/RepB/Spo0J family partition protein → MPNNAINIGLKSYDDLFKTDEGRKTEEIKPVAISELKPFEEQPFKVLLDESMDELVESIKQSGVLSPVVARPHPEGGYEILSGHRRVKACEIAGITEIPVVIKDLDDDTATILLVDSNLQREHILPSEKAKAYQMKLDAMNRKAGRPTKENCSQIGNDYENKRTAQFLAEEIGESKNQIFRYIRLNNLIDPLLEMVDNNEIALNAAVELSYLGTKAQAEVVSAIEVEEGAPSIEQSKKLRRFYEDGNLNPEVVLSIMQEQKPEKIKITFDEEKIKRYFPKGYTKQQIENEIIKLLEIAYRKRQQDKER